The following are from one region of the Penaeus chinensis breed Huanghai No. 1 chromosome 5, ASM1920278v2, whole genome shotgun sequence genome:
- the LOC125025889 gene encoding uncharacterized protein LOC125025889, giving the protein MIHSKYYFIAFGLIVGTEILYRCMQYIVKRKTRKADTMQKKNYTKVIFFPDKGITSNGVYQCVKPVSISWQDPSLQMLMHRNNVMKNNDMHKQVVATEGKKSSLQGDAKMEVDQMEVNGLEMEIRDELPCEKMIENPFLVPKAFQKQVKNKMKHKEHLTISCNKENVLCYQENSSEESCSTNLSENPFGYPVQPRGNSFFNREKQEKKFNSYSEHEEGEYKKYLNPFHIDGRQQITRNVKNEHFISGVLRRSTSLVHMVNAILSAKKSVVICVYVFTCKVLADAVIKVKQRGVSVRVLVENQMINSSMEVIKLLQSHNILVWCSQSTFLMHHKFAVIDGPLQNEIQGVRKIEPLGFRTQTVKKKEIFCLSGLIRKRMTNDQDGQRRSSSKVSKDVKNGRSDWAEDGVLMNGSFNWTWGAVVGNNENVVITNEPELVWHFAGEFENMWKAAGAPTQNDVRIRK; this is encoded by the exons ATGATACACAGTAAATACTATTTTATTGCCTTTGGTCTCATTGTTGGAACAGAAATACTATATAGGTGTATGCAATATattgttaaaagaaaaacaagaaaagcagaTACCATGCAGAAGAAAAATTACacaaaagtaattttttttccagataaGGGTATAACCTCAAATGGTGTTTATCAGTGTGTAAAACCAGTTTCAATATCATGGCAAGACCCATCTCTTCAAATGCTAATGCATAGAAATAATgtcatgaaaaataatgatatgcataaaCAGGTTGTAGCAACAGAAGGAAAAAAGTCTTCCCTTCAGGGAGATGCCAAGATGGAGGTTGATCAGATGGAAGTGAATGGACTGGAGATGGAAATAAGGGATGAATTGCCCTGTGAGAAAATGATTGAGAATCCATTTCTTGTACCAAAAGCTTTTCAAAAACAGGTGAAAAACAAGATGAAACATAAAGAACACTTAACAATATCttgtaataaagaaaatgttttgtGCTATCAGGAAAATTCATCAGAAGAGAGTTGCAGTACTAACCTCAGTGAAAATCCATTTGGTTATCCAGTTCAACCGAGAGGAAATTCCTTCTTCAAtcgggaaaaacaagaaaaaaagtttaactCTTACAGTGAACATGAAGAAGGTGAATACAAAAAATATCTGAACCCATTTCACATTGATGGAAGACAGCAGATTACTAGAAATGTCAAGAATGAACATTTTATCTCGGGAGTTTTGAGAAGAAGTACATCTCTTGTTCACATGGTAAATGCCATCTTGTCAGCCAAGAAATCAGtggtaatatgtgtgtatgtttttacatgCAAGGTGCTAGCAGATGCAGTCATTAAAGTTAAG CAACGtggtgtgagtgtacgtgtactGGTGGAAAATCAAATGATCAATTCTAGTATGGAAGTTATAAAACTGCTTCAAAGCCATAACATCCTTGTATGGTGCAGTCAGTCCACATTTCTGATGCACCACAAATTTGCTGTGATTGATGGCCCATTGCAGAATGAAATACAAGGAGTTAGGAAGATTGAGCCTTTAGGCTTCAGAACTCAAACAGTTAAGAAGAAGGAGATATTCTGTCTTTCTGGGCTGATTCGTAAAAGAATGACAAATGACCAGGATGGCCAAAGAAGATCCAGTTCCAAAGTCTCAAAGGATGTGAAAAATGGCAGATCAGACTGGGCTGAAGATGGTGTGCTGATGAATGGATCATTTAATTGGACCTGGGGAGCAGTAGtaggtaataatgagaatgttgTAATCACAAATGAACCGGAATTAGTATGGCATTTTGCTGGAGAATTTGAGAATATGTGGAAAGCAGCTGGAGCTCCAACTCAGAATGATGTGAGAATTAGGAAATAG
- the LOC125025528 gene encoding dynein beta chain, ciliary-like, whose amino-acid sequence MLLFIEERMGRKYVEGENIDFSQSYEESGPSTPIFFILSPGVDPLKDVERLGYSLGYTCENRRLHNVSLGQGQEKVAEEAIQIAAREGHWVILQNIHLVRQWLPRLEKKLEIHADGAHQEYRVFMSAEPASKPENHILPQGILESAIKITNEPPRGMQANLHKALNNFTQDTLEMCSKEAEFKSLLFSLCYFHACVAERRKFGSQGWNRPYPFNTGDLTISVNVLFNYLEANSKVPWEDLRYLFGEIMYGGHITDDWDRRLCRTYLEEFLHPDQLDGELNLAPGFPAPPNLDYSGYHSYIDTCLPQESPHLYGLHPNAEIGFLTMTSEHLFKTVFELQPRDMGNTSGVVITREDKVKQTLDEILEKLPEEFNMSDITGKVEERTPYVVVAFQECERMNLLIRIIRVSLKELDLGFKGELKITSAMEDLGAALFLDQVPESWAVRAYASTLGLTSWYADLLLRMKELETWVGDFQVPPSVWLAGFFNPQSFLTAIMQSTARKCELPLDQMCLQCDVTKKNKEDFTSPPREGAYVHGLFLEGASWDNDTSILIDSRLKELHPQMPVIFIRAITVDKAESRNLYECPLYKTRERGPHYVWTFSLKTKEKPAKWILAGVALLLQV is encoded by the exons ATGCT gctgTTCATCGAGGAGCGGATGGGGAGGAAGTACGTGGAGGGCGAGAACATCGACTTCTCGCAGAGCTACGAGGAGAGCGGGCCGTCCACGCcgatcttcttcatcctctcccccgGCGTCGACCCTCTCAAG GACGTCGAGCGGCTCGGGTACAGTCTGGGCTACACCTGCGAAAACCGGCGTCTGCACAACGTGTCGCTGGGTCAAGGGCAGGAGAAGGTGGCGGAAGAGGCCATTCAGATCGCGGCCAGGGAGGGCCATTGGGTCATCCTGCAG AACATTCATCTGGTGAGACAATGGCTTCCAAGACTGGAGAAAAAGCTTGAAATCCACGCGGACGGAGCTCACCAAGAGTACCGGGTCTTCATGAGCGCTGAGCCCGCAAGCAAGCCCGAGAACCACATCCTGCCGCAG GGCATCCTGGAGTCGGCCATCAAGATTACCAACGAGCCGCCTCGGGGCATGCAAGCCAACCTCCACAAGGCGCTCAACAATTTCACGCAGGACACGCTCGAGATGTGTTCCAAAGAGGCCGAATTCAAgtccctcttgttctctctgtgtTACTTCCACGCATGCGTCGCAGAGAGGAGAAAGTTCGGGTCGCAGGGATGGAATAGACCCTATCCCTTCAACACCG GCGACCTGACCATCAGCGTGAACGTCCTGTTCAACTACTTGGAGGCGAACAGCAAGGTTCCTTGGGAGGACCTCCGCTACCTCTTTGGGGAGATCATGTACGGGGGCCACATCACGGACGACTGGGACCGCAGGCTGTGTCGCACATACCTCGAGGAGTTCCTGCACCCAGACCAG TTGGATGGAGAACTGAACCTCGCACCAGGCTTCCCAGCGCCTCCCAACCTGGATTACTCAGGCTACCACAGCTACATAGACACGTGTCTCCCCCAAGAATCGCCCCACCTGTACGGCCTCCACCCTAATGCCGAGATTGGATTCCTCACCATGACGTCGGAGCACCTCTTCAAGACGGTGTTCGAGCTCCAACCGCGAGACATGGGGAACACAAGCGGTGTCGTCATCACAAGGGAGGACAAG GTGAAGCAGACCTTGGATGAGATCCTGGAGAAACTGCCCGAGGAGTTCAACATGTCCGACATCACGGGCAAGGTGGAGGAGCGGACGCCCTACGTCGTGGTCGCCTTCCAGGAGTGCGAGCGGATGAACCTCCTCATCCGCATTATCCGGGTGTCTCTCAAGGAGCTCGACTTGGGCTTCAAG GGAGAGCTGAAGATAACCTCAGCGATGGAAGACCTGGGTGCAGCGCTGTTCCTCGACCAAGTGCCCGAGTCGTGGGCGGTGCGGGCGTATGCCTCCACCCTCGGGCTCACGTCTTGGTATGCAGACCTGTTGCTCAGGATGAAGGAGCTGGAGACTTGGGTCGGCGACTTCCAG GTGCCGCCTTCAGTGTGGCTGGCCGGCTTCTTCAACCCGCAGAGCTTCCTGACGGCCATCATGCAGAGCACCGCCCGCAAGTGTGAGCTTCCCCTTGACCAGATGTGCTTGCAATGTGACGTcacaaagaagaataaggaagactTTAC TTCGCCGCCGCGGGAGGGAGCCTACGTCCACGGGCTGTTCCTCGAAGGTGCTTCTTGGGACAACGATACTTCCATCCTGATTGATTCCCGATTGAAGGAACTCCACCCGCAAATGCCAGTCATATTCATTAGg gccATCACCGTGGACAAGGCTGAGAGCCGTAACCTGTACGAGTGCCCCCTGTACAAGACCCGGGAGCGAGGGCCTCATTATGTGTGGACCTTCAGCCTCAAGACGAAGGAGAAGCCGGCCAAGTGGATCCTGGCGGGCGTGGCGCTCCTCTTGCAGGTGTAG